The proteins below are encoded in one region of Hordeum vulgare subsp. vulgare chromosome 3H, MorexV3_pseudomolecules_assembly, whole genome shotgun sequence:
- the LOC123439287 gene encoding uncharacterized protein LOC123439287 — MASIIVQVSALLLNLFAFGLAVAAEQHRSKATVTPDLAKEYDYCVYDSDVATGYGVGALLLLTAAQVVVMLASRCFCCGRGLKPGGSRACALMLFLFSW, encoded by the exons ATGGCGTCCATCATCGTGCAGGTATCCGCCCTGCTCCTCAACCTCTTCGCCTTcggcctcgccgtcgccgccgagcAGCACCGCAGCAAG GCCACGGTGACGCCGGATCTGGCCAAGGAGTACGACTACTGCGTCTACGACTCCGACGTCGCCACCGGCTACGGCGtcggcgcgctcctcctcctcaccgccGCGCAGGTCGTCGTCATGCTCGCCAGCCGGTGCTTCTGCTGCGGACGCGGGCTCAAGCCGGGGGGCTCCCGTGCCTGCGCCCTCATGCTCTTCCTCTTCTCATGGTAA